One stretch of Punica granatum isolate Tunisia-2019 chromosome 5, ASM765513v2, whole genome shotgun sequence DNA includes these proteins:
- the LOC116207109 gene encoding G-type lectin S-receptor-like serine/threonine-protein kinase At1g11330: MGIPAGINFLYLTLLLLNTVALEFCICRDSISRTEFIRDPESIISNNSTFKLGFFSPPNSSERYVGIWYNRVPSPVIWVANRNRSIDDSSGILKLSDDGNLVVQNGQNETLWSSDVSTTGANSTSAQILDSGNLVLRGAQLNTLWQSFEIPSDSFLLNMRISHSQGKTALTSWRSPSDPSIGKFSMGIDTATGIPEIFIWKEGSPSYRSGPWNGQVFIGVPHMNPVYLQGTRVANDDQGTAYLTYSSFNESFLDYFQLNHEGNMVKLSWYDEKERWEISWMVRESECDYYGKCGAFGTCDSKMSPICSCLRGYKPKKLEEWNSGNWTSGCVRSAAQQCDQMNTSLNGESGESDGFLKLSNMKVPDSAVWLSEEESKCPTRCLSNCSCRAYAYDSGIGCMVWYGDLVDIQKFSESGIDLYIRVAASEIDKNAVSRVKIIVALIVGVIGLAFSGYFMWRWIYKSRESGKTRIQRSPIGGLPRDDPKQVKLEDLPLYNFNEIANATNNFSSNNMLGRGGFGQVHRGRFPDGQEIAVKRLSKFSGQGMQEFMNEVLVISRLQHRNLVRLLGCCIEGDERILIYEYMPNKSLDALIFDPMNRGQLNWEKRRNIIAGIARGLLYLHRDSRLRIIHRDLKASNVLLDEDLNPKISDFGMARIFGVNEDQANTRRVVGTYGYMSPEYAMEGQFSEKSDVFSFGVLLLEILSGRRNTSFYLDEQFLNLLGYAWRLWTDDRDGMVNFVDPLIVDADTQPVILKFMHMGLLCVQESTKDRPNMSTVVSMLESEIVDLPAPNQPAFLNSLMASNMESPQQSQKVSSVNSVTISIIQAR, translated from the exons ATGGGAATCCCTGCAGGAATCAACTTCTTATATTTGACTCTTCTTCTACTCAATACGGTTGCTCTGGAGTTCTGCATCTGCAGAGACAGCATAAGTAGGACTGAGTTCATCAGAGACCCGGAATCCATCATCTCCAACAACAGTACCTTCAAGCTCGGCTTCTTCAGCCCGCCTAACTCAAGTGAACGTTATGTGGGCATTTGGTACAATCGTGTCCCTTCTCCTGTCATCTGGGTCGCAAACCGGAACAGATCCATCGATGATTCTTCGGGAATCCTGAAACTATCCGATGACGGAAACCTTGTGGTCCAGAATGGACAAAATGAAACTCTATGGTCATCGGATGTTTCGACTACTGGGGCGAACAGCACGAGTGCCCAGATTTTAGATTCAGGGAACTTGGTCTTACGAGGAGCTCAGCTCAATACTCTGTGGCAGAGTTTCGAGATTCCTTCGGACTCATTCTTGCTGAACATGAGAATCAGCCATAGCCAAGGAAAGACAGCGCTCACTTCGTGGAGAAGCCCCTCTGATCCTTCAATTGGGAAGTTCTCGATGGGGATTGATACTGCGACGGGCATTCCTGAGATATTTATATGGAAGGAGGGAAGCCCATCCTATAGGAGTGGTCCGTGGAACGGTCAGGTCTTTATTGGAGTGCCTCATATGAATCCTGTCTACCTGCAAGGGACACGTGTTGCCAATGACGATCAAGGGACTGCATACTTGACCTATTCTTCTTTTAATGAGTCATTTTTGGATTACTTCCAATTGAACCATGAAGGGAACATGGTGAAGTTGTCCTGGTACGATGAAAAGGAGAGATGGGAGATCAGTTGGATGGTCAGAGAGAGCGAGTGCGACTATTATGGCAAATGTGGGGCATTCGGAacttgtgattctaaaatgtCACCGATCTGCAGCTGTTTAAGGGGTTATAAGCCAAAGAAATTGGAGGAATGGAACAGTGGGAATTGGACTAGTGGATGTGTTAGGAGCGCTGCGCAACAGTGTGATCAGATGAACACGAGCCTTAATGGCGAAAGTGGTGAATCAGATGGGTTTCTTAAACTCAGCAACATGAAGGTTCCTGACTCAGCAGTGTGGCTGTCCGAAGAGGAAAGCAAGTGTCCAACACGATGCTTGTCGAATTGTTCGTGCAGGGCTTATGCATATGACAGTGGTATTGGGTGTATGGTGTGGTACGGGGACTTAGTAGATATACAAAAGTTCTCTGAAAGTGGGATCGATCTTTACATACGAGTGGCAGCTTCTGAAATAG ATAAAAATGCGGTAAGCAGAGTGAAAATCATAGTAGCATTGATAGTCGGTGTGATTGGCCTCGCCTTTTCTGGGTATTTCATGTGGCGATGGATTTATAAAAGTAGAG AAAGTGGGAAAACAAGGATACAGAGATCACCTATCGGAGGCTTGCCTAGAGATGACCCCAAGCAAGTGAAACTCGAAGACCTCCCCCTGTATAACTTTAATGAGATTgccaatgctaccaacaaTTTCAGCTCGAACAACATGCTTGGTCGAGGAGGTTTCGGTCAAGTGCATAGG GGAAGGTTCCCAGACGGGCAGGAAATTGCAGTTAAAAGACTTTCGAAATTCTCGGGACAAGGAATGCAGGAGTTCATGAACGAGGTTCTGGTCATCTCAAGGCTTCAACACCGGAATCTTGTCAGGCTTCTCGGGTGCTGCATTGAGGGAGACGAAAGGATCTTGATTTACGAGTACATGCCAAACAAAAGCTTAGATGCCCTCATATTCG ATCCGATGAATAGGGGGCAGCTCAATTGGGAAAAAAGGCGAAACATAATTGCGGGAATTGCTCGAGGACTACTTTACCTACACAGGGATTCTAGATTAAGAATTATTCATAGAGATTTGAAAGCAAGCAACGTTTTATTGGATGAAGATCTCAACCCGAAAATATCAGACTTTGGCATGGCAAGGATATTTGGCGTTAACGAAGATCAGGCAAACACGAGAAGAGTTGTCGGGACATA CGGTTATATGTCTCCGGAATATGCCATGGAAGGGCAGTTTTCTGAGAAATCCGATGTCTTCAGCTTTGGAGTGTTGTTACTGGAGATCCTGAGTGGGAGACGCAACACGAGTTTCTACCTCGATGAGCAGTTCTTGAACCTCCTCGGTTAT GCATGGAGATTATGGACAGATGACAGGGACGGGATGGTCAATTTTGTAGATCCATTGATTGTTGATGCAGACACTCAACCGGTAATCCTGAAGTTCATGCACATGGGATTGCTCTGTGTTCAAGAATCTACGAAAGATAGGCCAAATATGTCCACCGTTGTTTCAATGCTCGAGAGTGAAATTGTCGATCTCCCTGCTCCGAATCAGCCTGCCTTCTTAAACAGCTTGATGGCTTCGAACATGGAATCGCCTCAACAGAGTCAGAAGGTTTCTTCCGTTAATAGCGTTACCATAAGCATTATACAAGCAAGATAA